The DNA segment TCCAGGCCTGGGCGAGTGTTCTCGATATGTCCTGAGTAGACAGCAGGTCGAGTACATAGGTGCTGATGAACCGATCGCTCGACATCGGTGGCAGAGGAACGCGTGGTCGGCCGTCGGTGCGGACAACAGAAGCACGTGCGCCATGGTGAACGAGCCGGCTCCTGGTCAGCTGGACCATGGTCTCAGAGACGTCGAATCCGACGTACGTACCGGACTCGGGAAGGTGATCGTCGAGCAGGGCCTGCGCAAGCCGCCCGGTCCCGCAGCCGAACTCGACTACCGCCTCGGCTGAACCGAAATCACCGAGCTTGACAAGTTGCTCGATCGGGGCCTTTTCGAACCAGGATTGTTGGTCCTGTCGGCGACCGAAGCGGTCGTAGAAATCCTTGGCCTGTTGCCGCGTCAGGATCGGGCGGGTTACTCGGGTCGATGGCATACCGCTTCAATGTTGTGGCCGTCGGGGTCGAGGAAAAATGCCCCGTAATAGTTCGGATGGTAATTCTCAC comes from the Acidobacteriota bacterium genome and includes:
- a CDS encoding class I SAM-dependent methyltransferase, whose translation is MPSTRVTRPILTRQQAKDFYDRFGRRQDQQSWFEKAPIEQLVKLGDFGSAEAVVEFGCGTGRLAQALLDDHLPESGTYVGFDVSETMVQLTRSRLVHHGARASVVRTDGRPRVPLPPMSSDRFISTYVLDLLSTQDISRTLAQAWMVLRPNGLLCLTGLTYGTNLISRWVVACWLAIHSLKPSLVGGCRPISLTDFLGPASWKVLHSSTLVSWGVPSEIVIAQPRAHSQPGQGIDRLIDHADAKELENEVG